From a single Xiphophorus maculatus strain JP 163 A chromosome 5, X_maculatus-5.0-male, whole genome shotgun sequence genomic region:
- the nthl1 gene encoding endonuclease III-like protein 1 isoform X1 yields the protein MLRNVRCETRRLCYVVQILKMSSPYFMQSSAVLTRSSSHGAGGGSAASLRSKLSSRQGDVDAVPARKVKVEAEEATVSEEKPSLTPSSSDGCQERLRSITEIEVSSLLPRGRRRRQVKVEYDGDDGASRVKTEHWEPPDWMKQLGFIREMRSCRDAPVDNMGAEKCYDTQAPAHVRRFQVLVSLMLSSQTKDQVTGAAMQRLRAHGCTAENIVATDDKKLGELIYPVGFWRNKVKFLKQTSAMLVTEFGGDIPNSVEGLVRLPGVGPKMAHLAMDIAWDQVSGIGVDTHVHRISNRLGWLKKPTKNPEDTRKALEEWLPRELWSEINWLLVGFGQQVCLPVSPLCSVCLNQYSCPSAHKSSPAKRPKPGSPRSPGPSRKFKVKSEQESDARSKSAANLKPPD from the exons ATGCTTCGTAATGTCCGCTGTGAGACGAGGAGACTGTGCTATGTAGTTCAGATTTTGAAAATGAGTTCTCCGTATTTCATGCAAAGCAGCGCTGTTCTCACCCGGAGCAGCAGTCACGGTGCGGGCGGTGGATCCGCGGCCTCTTTGAGGTCCAAACTCAGCAGCAGACAGGGGGATGTGGACGCCGTTCCTGCACGGAAGGTGAAGGTGGAGGCGGAGGAGGCGACAGTGTCCGAAGAGAAGCCCTCTTTGACCCCTTCATCCAGCG ACGGCTGCCAGGAACGCCTCCGGTCTATCACAGAGATTGAAGTGTCATCGCTGCTTCCTCGCGGTCGCAGGAGGAGACAGGTTAAGGTGGAGTATGACGGAGACGATGGCGCCTCCCGGGTAAAGACGGAGCACTGGGAGCCTCCGGACTGGATGAAACAGTTGGGTTTCATCCGTGAAATGAGGAGCTGTCGAGACGCCCCAGTGGACAACATGGGAGCTGAGAAATGCTACGACACACAAGCCCCCGCACAT GTGAGGCGTTTCCAGGTGTTGGTGTCGCTCATGCTGTCCAGCCAGACAAAGGACCAGGTGACGGGCGCAGCGATGCAGAGACTTCGGGCGCATGGCTGCACTGCAGAGAATATAGTCGCCACCGACGACAAAAAGCTGGGAGAGCTCATCTATCCCGTCGGCTTCTGGAGG aACAAGGTAAAGTTTCTGAAGCAGACGTCGGCCATGCTGGTGACGGAGTTCGGGGGAGATATCCCGAACAGCGTGGAGGGTCTGGTTCGCCTGCCGGGAGTCGGACCTAAGATGGCCCACCTGGCTATGGACATCGCCTGGGACCAAGTGTCTGGCATAG GAGTGGACACACACGTGCATCGCATCTCCAACAGGTTGGGCTGGCTCAAGAAACCAACCAAGAACCCAGAAGACACACGCAAGGCCCTGGAGGAGTGGTTGCCAAG ggagTTGTGGAGCGAGATCAACTGGCTGCTGGTTGGTTTTGGACAGCAGGTTTGTCTTCCAGTTAGCCCGCTCTGCTCCGTGTGTCTGAACCAGTACAGCTGTCCATCTGCACACAAAAGTTCTCCCGCAAAAAGACCCAAACCCGGATCACCACGCTCTCCAGGTCCATCGCGCAAATTTAAGGTCAAATCTGAACAGGAAAGTGATGCCAGAAGTAAATCGGCAGCAAACCTGAAGCCACCAGACTAA
- the nthl1 gene encoding endonuclease III-like protein 1 isoform X2, with translation MGSGVLGQLNVFFFSNLVFIVSEECLQNNSAVLTRSSSHGAGGGSAASLRSKLSSRQGDVDAVPARKVKVEAEEATVSEEKPSLTPSSSDGCQERLRSITEIEVSSLLPRGRRRRQVKVEYDGDDGASRVKTEHWEPPDWMKQLGFIREMRSCRDAPVDNMGAEKCYDTQAPAHVRRFQVLVSLMLSSQTKDQVTGAAMQRLRAHGCTAENIVATDDKKLGELIYPVGFWRNKVKFLKQTSAMLVTEFGGDIPNSVEGLVRLPGVGPKMAHLAMDIAWDQVSGIGVDTHVHRISNRLGWLKKPTKNPEDTRKALEEWLPRELWSEINWLLVGFGQQVCLPVSPLCSVCLNQYSCPSAHKSSPAKRPKPGSPRSPGPSRKFKVKSEQESDARSKSAANLKPPD, from the exons ATGGGAAGTGGAGTTCTAGGACAGTtgaacgtgttttttttttctaatctagTTTTTATTGTGAGTGAAGAGTGTCTTCAAAACAA CAGCGCTGTTCTCACCCGGAGCAGCAGTCACGGTGCGGGCGGTGGATCCGCGGCCTCTTTGAGGTCCAAACTCAGCAGCAGACAGGGGGATGTGGACGCCGTTCCTGCACGGAAGGTGAAGGTGGAGGCGGAGGAGGCGACAGTGTCCGAAGAGAAGCCCTCTTTGACCCCTTCATCCAGCG ACGGCTGCCAGGAACGCCTCCGGTCTATCACAGAGATTGAAGTGTCATCGCTGCTTCCTCGCGGTCGCAGGAGGAGACAGGTTAAGGTGGAGTATGACGGAGACGATGGCGCCTCCCGGGTAAAGACGGAGCACTGGGAGCCTCCGGACTGGATGAAACAGTTGGGTTTCATCCGTGAAATGAGGAGCTGTCGAGACGCCCCAGTGGACAACATGGGAGCTGAGAAATGCTACGACACACAAGCCCCCGCACAT GTGAGGCGTTTCCAGGTGTTGGTGTCGCTCATGCTGTCCAGCCAGACAAAGGACCAGGTGACGGGCGCAGCGATGCAGAGACTTCGGGCGCATGGCTGCACTGCAGAGAATATAGTCGCCACCGACGACAAAAAGCTGGGAGAGCTCATCTATCCCGTCGGCTTCTGGAGG aACAAGGTAAAGTTTCTGAAGCAGACGTCGGCCATGCTGGTGACGGAGTTCGGGGGAGATATCCCGAACAGCGTGGAGGGTCTGGTTCGCCTGCCGGGAGTCGGACCTAAGATGGCCCACCTGGCTATGGACATCGCCTGGGACCAAGTGTCTGGCATAG GAGTGGACACACACGTGCATCGCATCTCCAACAGGTTGGGCTGGCTCAAGAAACCAACCAAGAACCCAGAAGACACACGCAAGGCCCTGGAGGAGTGGTTGCCAAG ggagTTGTGGAGCGAGATCAACTGGCTGCTGGTTGGTTTTGGACAGCAGGTTTGTCTTCCAGTTAGCCCGCTCTGCTCCGTGTGTCTGAACCAGTACAGCTGTCCATCTGCACACAAAAGTTCTCCCGCAAAAAGACCCAAACCCGGATCACCACGCTCTCCAGGTCCATCGCGCAAATTTAAGGTCAAATCTGAACAGGAAAGTGATGCCAGAAGTAAATCGGCAGCAAACCTGAAGCCACCAGACTAA
- the nthl1 gene encoding endonuclease III-like protein 1 isoform X3 has translation MGSGVLGQLNVFFFSNLVFIVSEECLQNNAVLTRSSSHGAGGGSAASLRSKLSSRQGDVDAVPARKVKVEAEEATVSEEKPSLTPSSSDGCQERLRSITEIEVSSLLPRGRRRRQVKVEYDGDDGASRVKTEHWEPPDWMKQLGFIREMRSCRDAPVDNMGAEKCYDTQAPAHVRRFQVLVSLMLSSQTKDQVTGAAMQRLRAHGCTAENIVATDDKKLGELIYPVGFWRNKVKFLKQTSAMLVTEFGGDIPNSVEGLVRLPGVGPKMAHLAMDIAWDQVSGIGVDTHVHRISNRLGWLKKPTKNPEDTRKALEEWLPRELWSEINWLLVGFGQQVCLPVSPLCSVCLNQYSCPSAHKSSPAKRPKPGSPRSPGPSRKFKVKSEQESDARSKSAANLKPPD, from the exons ATGGGAAGTGGAGTTCTAGGACAGTtgaacgtgttttttttttctaatctagTTTTTATTGTGAGTGAAGAGTGTCTTCAAAACAA CGCTGTTCTCACCCGGAGCAGCAGTCACGGTGCGGGCGGTGGATCCGCGGCCTCTTTGAGGTCCAAACTCAGCAGCAGACAGGGGGATGTGGACGCCGTTCCTGCACGGAAGGTGAAGGTGGAGGCGGAGGAGGCGACAGTGTCCGAAGAGAAGCCCTCTTTGACCCCTTCATCCAGCG ACGGCTGCCAGGAACGCCTCCGGTCTATCACAGAGATTGAAGTGTCATCGCTGCTTCCTCGCGGTCGCAGGAGGAGACAGGTTAAGGTGGAGTATGACGGAGACGATGGCGCCTCCCGGGTAAAGACGGAGCACTGGGAGCCTCCGGACTGGATGAAACAGTTGGGTTTCATCCGTGAAATGAGGAGCTGTCGAGACGCCCCAGTGGACAACATGGGAGCTGAGAAATGCTACGACACACAAGCCCCCGCACAT GTGAGGCGTTTCCAGGTGTTGGTGTCGCTCATGCTGTCCAGCCAGACAAAGGACCAGGTGACGGGCGCAGCGATGCAGAGACTTCGGGCGCATGGCTGCACTGCAGAGAATATAGTCGCCACCGACGACAAAAAGCTGGGAGAGCTCATCTATCCCGTCGGCTTCTGGAGG aACAAGGTAAAGTTTCTGAAGCAGACGTCGGCCATGCTGGTGACGGAGTTCGGGGGAGATATCCCGAACAGCGTGGAGGGTCTGGTTCGCCTGCCGGGAGTCGGACCTAAGATGGCCCACCTGGCTATGGACATCGCCTGGGACCAAGTGTCTGGCATAG GAGTGGACACACACGTGCATCGCATCTCCAACAGGTTGGGCTGGCTCAAGAAACCAACCAAGAACCCAGAAGACACACGCAAGGCCCTGGAGGAGTGGTTGCCAAG ggagTTGTGGAGCGAGATCAACTGGCTGCTGGTTGGTTTTGGACAGCAGGTTTGTCTTCCAGTTAGCCCGCTCTGCTCCGTGTGTCTGAACCAGTACAGCTGTCCATCTGCACACAAAAGTTCTCCCGCAAAAAGACCCAAACCCGGATCACCACGCTCTCCAGGTCCATCGCGCAAATTTAAGGTCAAATCTGAACAGGAAAGTGATGCCAGAAGTAAATCGGCAGCAAACCTGAAGCCACCAGACTAA